In Lautropia mirabilis, one DNA window encodes the following:
- a CDS encoding DEAD/DEAH box helicase, which yields MNTDTSFSGLGLADPLLRALADVGYTNPTPIQAKAIPVVLTGRDLLAAAQTGTGKTAGFTLPILQRLLDNPMQTRKPGRPRCLILTPTRELTAQVEESVKAYAKYTRIRSVLIFGGVSINPQIQALRQPVDILVATPGRLLDHVQQGTVDLSGVEIFVLDEADRMLDMGFIHDIRRVIAKLPAKRQNLLFSATFSPEIRSLAHGLLDNPAEVDVAPRNTASELVAQSAHLVPKTRKRALLSYLIGSRRWKQVLVFTKTKHGANRLAEQLGKDGIEAMAIHGNKSQGARTRALSRFKDGSLPVLVATDIAARGLDIDELPHVVNYELPNVPEDYVHRIGRTGRAGHEGTAVSLVDREEMKLLTGIERLIKRQIPRVEVEGFTGWQAQPGDSTDDINDRPPLPPGQRRGGNGRRGAPAAGRGAAGSPREGRDGRSHGDLNGSPSQRTTTRAGEPGRAGNDRRRSRGGRGGRPGGGVGTTPSQD from the coding sequence TTGAACACTGACACATCCTTTTCCGGCCTTGGCCTGGCCGACCCACTGCTGCGGGCGCTGGCCGACGTGGGCTACACCAACCCCACCCCCATCCAGGCCAAGGCCATTCCCGTGGTGCTGACCGGCCGCGACCTGCTGGCCGCCGCGCAGACCGGCACGGGCAAGACCGCCGGCTTCACGCTGCCCATCCTGCAGCGGCTGCTGGACAACCCCATGCAGACCCGCAAGCCGGGCCGCCCCCGCTGCCTGATCCTCACCCCCACGCGTGAACTCACCGCGCAGGTGGAAGAGTCGGTCAAGGCTTATGCCAAGTACACGCGCATCCGCTCGGTGCTGATCTTCGGGGGCGTGAGCATCAATCCGCAGATTCAGGCGCTGCGCCAGCCGGTGGACATCCTGGTGGCCACGCCGGGCCGACTGCTGGACCACGTGCAGCAGGGCACCGTCGACCTGTCCGGCGTGGAGATCTTCGTGCTGGACGAAGCCGACCGCATGCTGGACATGGGCTTCATCCACGACATCCGCCGCGTCATCGCCAAGCTGCCGGCCAAGCGCCAGAACCTGCTGTTCTCGGCCACCTTCTCGCCCGAGATCCGCTCGCTGGCACACGGCCTGCTGGACAACCCGGCCGAGGTGGACGTGGCCCCGCGCAACACCGCCTCCGAACTGGTGGCGCAAAGTGCCCACCTGGTGCCCAAGACCCGCAAGCGGGCGCTGCTGTCGTACCTGATCGGCTCGCGCCGCTGGAAACAGGTGCTGGTCTTCACCAAGACCAAGCACGGCGCCAACCGCCTGGCCGAGCAGCTGGGCAAGGACGGCATCGAGGCCATGGCCATCCACGGCAACAAGAGCCAGGGAGCCCGCACGCGGGCGCTGTCGCGCTTCAAGGACGGCAGCCTGCCCGTGCTGGTGGCCACCGACATCGCGGCGCGCGGTCTGGACATCGACGAGCTGCCGCACGTGGTGAACTACGAGCTGCCCAACGTGCCGGAAGACTACGTGCACCGTATTGGCCGTACCGGCCGGGCCGGTCACGAAGGCACGGCCGTGTCGCTAGTGGACCGCGAGGAAATGAAGCTGCTCACCGGCATCGAGCGCCTGATCAAGCGTCAGATCCCGCGCGTGGAAGTGGAAGGCTTCACGGGCTGGCAGGCCCAGCCGGGTGATTCCACCGACGACATCAACGACCGTCCGCCGCTGCCCCCGGGCCAGCGTCGGGGCGGCAACGGACGGCGGGGTGCGCCCGCAGCCGGCCGTGGTGCAGCAGGCAGCCCGCGCGAAGGACGCGATGGCCGCAGCCATGGCGACCTGAACGGCTCGCCCAGCCAGCGCACCACGACGCGCGCCGGTGAGCCCGGACGCGCCGGCAACGATCGCCGTCGTAGCCGCGGCGGACGCGGTGGTCGTCCTGGCGGTGGCGTCGGAACGACGCCTTCGCAGGACTGA